The following proteins are encoded in a genomic region of Gymnogyps californianus isolate 813 chromosome 19, ASM1813914v2, whole genome shotgun sequence:
- the LOC127023928 gene encoding E3 ubiquitin-protein ligase RNF135-like isoform X2, translating to MAAAVDLGRLLGAVDLSCACCLQYFTEPVWLTGCSHSFCRPCIIEYCKGRQRAGCPLCREGFELKDLRPNRELAALVNLIRQEVKEEELETRHEPKPSGAVACSDWSSAGRRRGEKEYTSQIKSQITKDFRCMKEYVERQERNTLMFIEQEQKAAQEKIEETIHQLCVEVNKLTDIKAQTSNLPEGHRYKGSPSTMNKNTFDEKLNVVKSAVEGLKRKLEILLLEKYAQQLPRVQPPDFYQETSVCSLSPESAAKNPEPMISSQFSQWADDVTFDLTRVYKRLAITAQNKKVMVSSYPTDYEPSPNRFCISQVMCSQSFSTGCHYWEVITKDSDGWAVGVAHGMIGKRDKLGRTEHSWCIEWLGPKKQLSAWHRDQETLLHKDKPLKVGVFLELQKKTVSFYSITDKETLLHTFEINTSNPFYPAFWLYSLERNGSLTISHTNRR from the exons atGGCTGCTGCTGTCGACCTCGGGCGGCTCCTGGGCGCCGTGGACCTGAGCTGCGCTTGCTGCCTGCAGTACTTCACGGAGCCCGTGTGGCTCACGGGCTGCAGCCACAGCTTCTGCCGGCCCTGCATCATCGAGTACTGCAAGGGGAGGCAGCGCGCCGGCTGCCCGCTCTGCCGGGAAGGCTTCGAGCTGAAGGACCTGAGGCCCAACCGGGAGCTGGCCGCTTTGGTGAACTTAATCCGGCAGGAGGTAAAGGAAGAAGAGTTGGAAACACGGCATGAACCGAAACCCTCTGGAGCTGTTGCCTGCAGCGACTGGAGCTCGGCGGGGCGGCGACGTGGGGAGAAG gaATATACATCTCAGATCAAAAGCCAGATTACTAAAGATTTCCGTTGCATGAAGGAATATGTTGAAAGACAGGAGAGAAACACACTGATGTTCATTGAACAAGAGCAAAAAGCAGCTCAAGAGAAAATTGAAGAGACTATTCACCAGCTCTGTGTTGAAGTGAACAAGCTCACAGACATCAAAGCCCAAACG aGTAACTTACCTGAGGGACATCGGTACAAAGGCTCACCTTCAACgatgaataaaaatacatttgatgaGAAGCTTAATGTTGTCAAAAGTGCTGTAGAAGGTCTTAAGAGAAAGTTGGAAATTTTACTTTTGGAGAAATACGCTCAGCAGCTCCCACGAG TGCAACCTCCAGACTTCTATCAGGAGACAAGTGTCTGCTCATTATCTCCAGAGTCTGCAGCTAAAAATCCAGAACCAATGATTTCAAGCCAGTTTTCTCAGT GGGCAGATGATGTGACTTTTGATCTCACAAGAGTATATAAGCGCTTAGCAATAACAGCCCAGAACAAGAAAGTAATGGTTTCCAGCTACCCGACTGATTATGAACCATCACCCAACAGATTCTGCATCAGCCAGGTGATGTGTTCGCAGAGCTTCTCTACTGGGTGCCACTACTGGGAAGTAATTACCAAGGACAGTGATGGATGGGCTGTTGGAGTTGCTCATGGAATGATTGGTAAAAGGGACAAATTAGGAAGAACAGAGCATTCCTGGTGCATAGAATGGCTAGGTCCCAAAAAGCAGCTGTCAGCATGGCATAGGGATCAAGAAACATTGTTACACAAGGATAAACCATTGAAGGTTGGAGTTTTCCTGGAGCTACAAAAGAAGACCGTGTCATTTTACTCCATCACTGACAAAGAAACGCTTTTGCATACTTTTGAAATCAATACCTCAAATCCTTTTTACCCTGCTTTCTGGCTGTATAGTCTAGAAAGAAATGGATCTTTAACTATAAGTCACACAAACAGGAGATAA
- the LOC127023928 gene encoding E3 ubiquitin-protein ligase RNF135-like isoform X1: MAAAVDLGRLLGAVDLSCACCLQYFTEPVWLTGCSHSFCRPCIIEYCKGRQRAGCPLCREGFELKDLRPNRELAALVNLIRQEVKEEELETRHEPKPSGAVACSDWSSAGRRRGEKEEEIGDISKQLEMTVETIHLLRNDLSKTKEYTSQIKSQITKDFRCMKEYVERQERNTLMFIEQEQKAAQEKIEETIHQLCVEVNKLTDIKAQTSNLPEGHRYKGSPSTMNKNTFDEKLNVVKSAVEGLKRKLEILLLEKYAQQLPRVQPPDFYQETSVCSLSPESAAKNPEPMISSQFSQWADDVTFDLTRVYKRLAITAQNKKVMVSSYPTDYEPSPNRFCISQVMCSQSFSTGCHYWEVITKDSDGWAVGVAHGMIGKRDKLGRTEHSWCIEWLGPKKQLSAWHRDQETLLHKDKPLKVGVFLELQKKTVSFYSITDKETLLHTFEINTSNPFYPAFWLYSLERNGSLTISHTNRR, encoded by the exons atGGCTGCTGCTGTCGACCTCGGGCGGCTCCTGGGCGCCGTGGACCTGAGCTGCGCTTGCTGCCTGCAGTACTTCACGGAGCCCGTGTGGCTCACGGGCTGCAGCCACAGCTTCTGCCGGCCCTGCATCATCGAGTACTGCAAGGGGAGGCAGCGCGCCGGCTGCCCGCTCTGCCGGGAAGGCTTCGAGCTGAAGGACCTGAGGCCCAACCGGGAGCTGGCCGCTTTGGTGAACTTAATCCGGCAGGAGGTAAAGGAAGAAGAGTTGGAAACACGGCATGAACCGAAACCCTCTGGAGCTGTTGCCTGCAGCGACTGGAGCTCGGCGGGGCGGCGACGTGGGGAGAAG GAGGAAGAGATAGGGGACATCTCCAAGCAACTAGAAATGACTGTAGAGACCATCCACCTCTTGAGGAACGATCTCAGTAAAACAAAG gaATATACATCTCAGATCAAAAGCCAGATTACTAAAGATTTCCGTTGCATGAAGGAATATGTTGAAAGACAGGAGAGAAACACACTGATGTTCATTGAACAAGAGCAAAAAGCAGCTCAAGAGAAAATTGAAGAGACTATTCACCAGCTCTGTGTTGAAGTGAACAAGCTCACAGACATCAAAGCCCAAACG aGTAACTTACCTGAGGGACATCGGTACAAAGGCTCACCTTCAACgatgaataaaaatacatttgatgaGAAGCTTAATGTTGTCAAAAGTGCTGTAGAAGGTCTTAAGAGAAAGTTGGAAATTTTACTTTTGGAGAAATACGCTCAGCAGCTCCCACGAG TGCAACCTCCAGACTTCTATCAGGAGACAAGTGTCTGCTCATTATCTCCAGAGTCTGCAGCTAAAAATCCAGAACCAATGATTTCAAGCCAGTTTTCTCAGT GGGCAGATGATGTGACTTTTGATCTCACAAGAGTATATAAGCGCTTAGCAATAACAGCCCAGAACAAGAAAGTAATGGTTTCCAGCTACCCGACTGATTATGAACCATCACCCAACAGATTCTGCATCAGCCAGGTGATGTGTTCGCAGAGCTTCTCTACTGGGTGCCACTACTGGGAAGTAATTACCAAGGACAGTGATGGATGGGCTGTTGGAGTTGCTCATGGAATGATTGGTAAAAGGGACAAATTAGGAAGAACAGAGCATTCCTGGTGCATAGAATGGCTAGGTCCCAAAAAGCAGCTGTCAGCATGGCATAGGGATCAAGAAACATTGTTACACAAGGATAAACCATTGAAGGTTGGAGTTTTCCTGGAGCTACAAAAGAAGACCGTGTCATTTTACTCCATCACTGACAAAGAAACGCTTTTGCATACTTTTGAAATCAATACCTCAAATCCTTTTTACCCTGCTTTCTGGCTGTATAGTCTAGAAAGAAATGGATCTTTAACTATAAGTCACACAAACAGGAGATAA